TGAGGAAGTCATGCACTTCCTCGGTTCGATCGACAGCCTCAAGCATCGAACAATTCTCATGACGGCTTACGCAGCTGGATTGCGGGTCTCCGAAGCGATCCATCTCAAGGTTACCGACATCGACAGCCAACGCATGACGCTACGTGTTGATCAAGGTAAAGGGCGTAAGGATCGCTACGTTATGCTCTCGCCGCGCTTGCTCGAGGTGTTGCGGGCCTACTGGAAAGCCCTGCGTCCGGCGCTGTGGTTATTTCCGGGTGATCTGATTGGTCAGCCTATTACCCGGAATGCCGTCGAATTGGCCTGCCAGAAAGCCCACCGTGCTTCAGGAATAGCCAAGCCTATTACTCCGCACTCGCTAAGGCATGCGTTTGCCACGCACTTACTGGAATCCGGCACCGATATACGTACCATTCAACTGCTGTTGGGTCATCGCAGTCTGGCCACCACCTCGCGTTACCTGAAGGTTGCCACCACTACCGTGTGTGCTACCGCCAGTCCCTTTGACTGCTTACCGCAGGTTACAGGCCCTGCGGTAACCTCTGTGTCACCCGCTTATTTCTGATGAGGTGAGTAATGGGTACCTCCGGACTCGAGGTAGCGGATATCTTTCGCCAGGCCGGCCCTGCCTATCGCCAGCAATACACGGAGTCTCTCAGTCGTGGGCAACGCTGTGTGATGAGTGCGATCGAGCGTTGCCGCACCGCCGCTCTCGGCGGCCATGTTGAGCAGTGCGATAGCTGCGGCCATCAGCGTATTGCCTACAACAGTTGCCGTAATCGGCACTGTCCTAAATGCCAGTCACTGGTCCGCATGCAATGGCTGGAAGATCGCCAGGCCGACCTCCTGCCCGTTGACTACTTCCACGTTGTCTTTACGCTGCCCGAGGTCATCGCCGCGATTGCGTACCAGAATAAAGCCGTGGTCTACGATATCTTGTTTCACGCCACCGCCGATACTTTGCGCACGATCGCGGCTACTCCCAAGCACTTGGGCGCGGAAATCGGCTTCATCGCGCTACTGCATACTTGGGGTCAGAATTTGCAGCATCACCCGCATTTGCATTGTGTCGTTCCGGGCGGTGGCTTAAGTGCCGATGGTGAGCGCTGGATCGCCTGTCGTCCTGGCTTCTTCTTACCAGTGCGCGTACTTTCACGACTATTTCGCCGATTGTTTCTGGAGCAATTGCAGGCTGCTTTTGATGCCGGGCAGTTGCACTTTTTTAACGCACTTGAAGCGCTGCAGAATCCCGATACCTTTGCCCGGCATCTGACTCCGGTACGACAGGTCAAGTGGGTAGTTTACGCCAAGCCACCGTTTGGTGGCCCTCAGCACGTCCTCGCGTATCTTGGTCGCTATACGCATCGAGTAGCCATTGCCAATCATCGTTTGATCGATTACATCGATGGGAAGATCCGCTTTCACTGGAAGGATTATCGACATGACTCGCGCCAGAAGGTGATGTCTCTGGATGCCAATGAGTTCATTCGTCGCTTCCTGCTGCATGTACTGCCCAGCGGGTTTCAGCGGATCCGGCATTACGGCCTTCTTGCCAATCGCTATCGGGCGGTTAAGCTGGCTCGCTGCCGACAGTTGCTCAACGCCCAGGCTCCCGCTATCAAACTCTCCGATACCGCGTTAGACTATCGCGATCGGTACCAACAACTCACCGGTAAATCGCTACGTGATTGTCCGAAGTGTGGCCATGGACACATGATTTGTATCGAAACCTTCCTGCCGGGAACCCTGCCACGCGGACCTCCAGGAGCGTAGTCATGATAGCTCTCTTAATAATGTTGCTGAACGTTTCCGGAATAAGCAAGCGGAACGGTAGACTTGCTTTGGTCAGCGCAGGCAAAGTCTGCGCTAATACGCTTATATCGAGGTTGTTTTTCCCATTAAATTACGAATTACGGCTGTTCAATATCCGGATACCCTGCCAGAAATTAATGCGCAAACGTTGGCTGTATGCTTTTTTCCTCTGCCAGCAGTCCACCTCCATGATACAGCTCTGATTCAATTCCCATAGCACCACGGCCAGTGCAGCGGTTCAGTACACACAGCGGTCATACGGATATGAATTTAGGCTTCCCTAAACCGGACATTCGTGGCGAATTGCAGTTCGGAAATAATACACCTTATCAATAAGTGTCGGAGCTTAATACTGCTACCGCAAATATAAAAAACAAAGTCAGAGGCTTAAACATGCCTCGTTTCTTGGCACCATCAGCAAAGGAAAGGGTTTTGGTCGGCGTTTGACTGCTCTTGGCTGGCTCTTACGTTTTTGTTTTCCAATGGCCGTTGATGCCATCGCTTTTAATAATTCACGCAAGGCGCTTATGAGTTGGTTCCCTGTCAAGCCTACCATCTGCTTGGCGGCTTGAATGACCAGTTGCACTGCTGACCTGAAACTCAGTTGGCGGGGTATCTTCTCATGCAGGCTGGCTGCCTGTGCCAAATTGCCACGAATGATGTTGTATGCCAATAAGTGGATAGCTATCTCCTTGCTTACCATGTCAGGTTTTTTGCACCGTAATATTTCCATGCCCATATTGGTTTTGATGGAACGAAAATCCAGCTCAATTTTCCAGCGCTGCTTATAAAGCATAGCCAGCTCTTGCTTATGAAAGCCCTTTGCATTTAGTAAGGTGGTCAAATAGATTCTGCCGTTTACCGCAAACTCTCGGACGGTAATCGATTCCGGCAAGTCGCTATAGTCCTGCTTGGACATCCACACCGGTTTCCGTTTGGGTTTCGTCCAGTCAATCAAATGATCTCTTGCACCCAGGTAGACACCCAAGCTGAAATCTACTTTTTTCCGGGCATGTAGTGGAAATAGCACAGGAATTTCACGAGCCTGCAAGAGCGCAATAATGGCGAAGGTACAGTAATAGCGGTCCGCCATCAGCAAGTCGCCAACTGACAGGCTGCCAAACAGTTGACTGAGTAACGATGTTTCGCCAGTTCCTTTGCCTTGATAGGCTCCCAGGCTATAGTCGAGCACGGTTCCTGCAGCCAAAGAAATCAACACAACCATGCGAGCAATCGGAAAGCCCAAACCAGGCTTTTGACTATCCAGCTGAGGAAAGTCTGCCTGATTCTCTGGTGTATCTGGCATTTGCACCGTTGCTCCATCAGTAAGGACAACGTTATAACCCTTCCATCGCCACGCGGCCAGAGACTGGTTATGAAGACGCAAACCAGCAGCTGTGGTGGCTGCTCTGAGTTCCTTTAGTGGTAAGCGTTGTCGGGCTTTACAGTAAGGTCCCGTGTTAACCGTATTGGCTGATTGTCCATCGACGATACGATCAATCAATACGCCTGCCACTGCCTGTTTACAGGAACCGTCATCACTTAATACTTGGAAAATGAAAGCTTTAAGCGTGACTAAGGGCAAGAACACCGAGGAGCGTTTATGCGGGGTATTGGCGATAATGTTGGTAATGCTGTCGGCTGAAAAAAATCCTCAACACCTAGTCCTTGGGATTGCAAAAATGACTTTTTGAAGCGGTCAATTTGCTGCTGAATACGGTTTTTTTTAATAGCTGGCATGGTTAAGTTATTGATCAGACTTTGTAATACTCAAAATTCTACCAGAATAGTGCTTGATCTTTATCTTATTATTTGCGTATCTAACTGTAACTTATAGATTAATTACATTTGCGGTAGCAGTATTAGCATCTGACGCTATAAGATCGGTAACTCAACATTCAATATCAGTTGACTTCCAACCCCCCACCAATAGAAACAATACCAAAAAAAATAGAACAAACGTACTTGAAAGTAACCAGTAAACGACAACTCATTTCAGTCATGCTTATGGCTCTGGCGCTAGCATCCCCGATGACCATTGCGGCACTAGGAGCACCAGTACAGGATCCTGTTTCGTGGCTATTCGTTAAAGAGGCAGGCGGTGGGACACTAACAACTAACAGGGCCTGATGACAATCTCACCCTGACACTGGCGCATTGACGTCACCGCATTCACCGATCGCCCGATCCACTTCGACATGATCGAAAATTCAATACGATTCCTATAAGAAATTAGTTTACTATGTTACACAAATTGGATGTTTAAAAAGCTTAAAGAAAAATATGAACTTTTACCCTTACCTGTCTCCAGTGTTTCAAAGTTCTATTGCACGATGTTTGATAATGCTCGCTTTATGCGGTCTGCAAGGATGCCTTTCACCGATGGCACTGGATCATGCCGTCATCGAATACGACAAGACAACTGCCGATATTTTGTCAAAATTGATACTGTTAAACATTGCGCGTTCCCACCAGCATCAACCCATGCATTTCACTGGCGTATCCAATATTGCGGCGACCTTTAATTTCCAATTGAACGCGGGCGCAACGCCTGCTTTTACTGGCGAGAATGGTTCGTTATTAACGCCGGTGTTTGGTGGCACGATATCCGAGAATCCGACTATCAGTATTGTTCCGGTCGAAGGTGAGGAATTCACCCGTCGAATGTTGACGCCGTTTCAGGAAAACAAACTGACCATGCTACTGCGACAGGGCGCTGATGTGGATTTGATTCTGCGCCTTGTTGCAGGCGAGTTCCGAATTAACGGCGGAAAGCAACAAGGCATTTATTATAACAAGCCTAACGATGCCAAAGGCTATCGGATGTTCCGGCAAGCCGTACTCCATATGTCGTCGATCCAGGATAGAAACAAGCTGTTTGTCGAGCCACTTATGTTCGAGCAGCACTGGACTTTGCCGGCTGCATCATTAACGGCGGAACAAATGGCCGCGTTGCAAAAAGACTTTAAAATTGACTACCTGGCCCAAAGTAAGCAAGTCACGCTGAGCAAGCGAGTAACCGGGCGTATTGTTATAACTAATTACGATCCGGCAACTCTGAGCAATGACGAGCGTATTCGTTTGCAGGAAGAAGCCGATCAAGGTGCTGGCAATGATGTTATGGTGGATATTCGACCCGAATATCCGGGTGGAGAGTGGCCAATACACGGTATTTTCCGCTTGCGCAGTTTTCATAATATACTGAATTTTATTGGTCAGTCTATCGGCGACAATCCGGAATACGATGTTGCTAAATATCTGCAAACTTCTGATGTCAGCCAGAACCCGGTAAACACACTGGCTATGCTGATCAGTGATGACAAACCAGGTAATGGCG
Above is a window of Methylobacter sp. S3L5C DNA encoding:
- a CDS encoding IS91 family transposase, which codes for MGTSGLEVADIFRQAGPAYRQQYTESLSRGQRCVMSAIERCRTAALGGHVEQCDSCGHQRIAYNSCRNRHCPKCQSLVRMQWLEDRQADLLPVDYFHVVFTLPEVIAAIAYQNKAVVYDILFHATADTLRTIAATPKHLGAEIGFIALLHTWGQNLQHHPHLHCVVPGGGLSADGERWIACRPGFFLPVRVLSRLFRRLFLEQLQAAFDAGQLHFFNALEALQNPDTFARHLTPVRQVKWVVYAKPPFGGPQHVLAYLGRYTHRVAIANHRLIDYIDGKIRFHWKDYRHDSRQKVMSLDANEFIRRFLLHVLPSGFQRIRHYGLLANRYRAVKLARCRQLLNAQAPAIKLSDTALDYRDRYQQLTGKSLRDCPKCGHGHMICIETFLPGTLPRGPPGA
- a CDS encoding tyrosine-type recombinase/integrase; this translates as MTHLRQRMIEDMGIRNLADNTQSAYLQQILSYAEHFHCSPEKLGPEAVRTYQLYLTNTRRLSPSSISVATGALRFLYKITLKRDWAVNEIPIPKRPFKLPVILSREEVMHFLGSIDSLKHRTILMTAYAAGLRVSEAIHLKVTDIDSQRMTLRVDQGKGRKDRYVMLSPRLLEVLRAYWKALRPALWLFPGDLIGQPITRNAVELACQKAHRASGIAKPITPHSLRHAFATHLLESGTDIRTIQLLLGHRSLATTSRYLKVATTTVCATASPFDCLPQVTGPAVTSVSPAYF